atgctaatcttaccccaataccttttttaaggaaaaaagagagaaaaatgaactccaacaatccacctaaaccttccccaattttttagcgacgctaaaaaacagcctgccactgCGTATATTTTacgttggcattcctcccccaatcctgttTCCCGCATGCCCTcgtgtcccttccgatgggcccaatacgatgacgtggcctgtgtttgaaatattgggggctatttattagcgatctgctgtggattgatatgtttttgggggaaattttttttgggagaacccccaatacatagttttggggaataattttttaggatactcttggagttgctctggcatgcaaatattttgcatttatttggtGCCAAAGACGTCCGAATAGATGGGGCCACCGGACAAGTTGTGCTTCCAAAGACCAAAAGCTAGTATGTAATAGCTTTGTCTTGACCGTGAATTCTTTTGTCGGACCAAATCTCATTGCTCTTCAATCGGGCTTAGGTTTACTTGGTCTAGCTAGCCATTGTAGCAGGTCTTGCAGCTCTTGTTCTGCACCATGTGATGTCAGTGGTCTTGTTCTGACTTGCCACCTTTCATCGATCTTACATTCAGCCACTGAGATATTGGTGCTTGTCACATATGAGCATAGGTGAGGATATTGAGTGGCGACAGGCTTTCTAGATATCCAACTGTCAATGCCAATTATCACAATTGTCACTGTAAAGGTGAATTAGAGATAATAATTGTCACCACCAAGCTGCTGTCGATTTATTCACTTTATCCCCAAGTCGTTTTACCATTGGCAAACACTGTTGTATTAATCCATCTTTCCCAAGGGGAGTTTGGCTGTGTGTGAATTTTGTGCAAAAACTTAAAAAGTAAACTGATGCTTTGTTGTTCTATACTTTTTTGTCCCTAAACCACTTCATTCTGAGGGCCACAAGCAGTTTCCCATGCTACCATGCAGATGCAGTTAGCACCAGTCACATGTTTTCCCCTTTCCagaatttttttcaaaagatcCGGAAGATGTCCGGCGTATattaataagaagaagagaGTTAGATCCAGTTTATGAGGGAAACCGGATCCAGTCACATGTTTTCCCCTTTCCAGAATAAAGCTCTTCTTTTGTCAATCTCTTATAtcagtgtcgttgtcaagattatcaggagctgctcgtgttgcccacgtggggttctggggttctgtagtaggggttacaggagtgcgagagagggagctgatgaTCGCAGGCCTCTTGgatgtgcactgatgctcaaagtgggtgtgagtgtgttctgttAGCTTGGAAGctccgacttttttgtttttcagccctttttgcgaaagattctcacaaataggcccctggcggaaccaattccaaaaatggacccttagcttggcgccatccacgctggcgccaagctacaacgtcttggcaccagccatcctggcgccaaggtctgtACATAGCTGCTGACACGGATGCCGATGTGgcggggcttggcgccatccatgatggcgccaagatggcgccaaggcttggcgccatggatcttggcgccaagcttggcgccgtagatcttggcgccgagctatctaccgCTACCTCtacgcgtttcgaactaaacaagtataattattccgaggaatATGCAACTACCTAAGCTGTGGTTCAGCTGGTTAGGAGGTGGACTTTTTATCGTGGAGACCTGAGTTCGAACCCCACTATTGaactttttttctacattttatttttgagAGACGAAACAAAACGACGGCGCCAGCGTCCGTCcacatttgttttttttgagagaCGAAACAAAACAGAGCTTTTTTTAGCCTTTGAACGCCCTGCGCCCCAGCTCGGCCACTCTGCggactgattttttttttaatttggaagGGAGGGCTGACACGTACAAACTCCACAAACTATATTATCCTAGGATACAAGATTTCGTAAAATAAAGTTGCACCGTTTGTTGgacaacagagaaaaaaaataaagaaaaaaaataaaatgtagaaaaaaggTTCAATAGTGGAGTTCGAACTCAGGTCTCCAGGATAAGAAGtccacctcctaaccagttgaaccacagaTTAGATTGTTGCATacttctcggaataattatacttgtttagttcgaaacgcgtaGAGGTAGCgatagatagctcggcgccaagatctacggcgccaagcttggcgccatgagcttggcgccatggatcttggcggcgccaagatccatggcgccaaggcttggcgtcatcatggatggcgccaaggcttggcgtcatcatggatggcgccaagccccgccacatcggcatccgcgtcagcagctatgtacagaccttggcgccaggatggctggcgccaagacgttgtagcttggcgccaagctaaaggtccatttttggaattggtttcgccaggggcctatttgtgagaatctttcgcaaaaagtgctgaaaaacaaaaaagtcgggcTCCCCCGTGTCTCAGGCctccggttctccttttataacgcaaggaggccaccgaggttacaggtgagaccggctgtcaggagaagtaaaagagataaacaaagctatagaatactccctctgtcctgaAAAGGATGCAACTATGGTATGCGTGCCAGTTAAAGTGCTTCACGTTTGACCATGTTTGTAGTAAATAGTATTCACATTTATGgctccaaattaatttattatgaaaatacatTTCGTAATTAATCTAATGATGCAtgtttatttgatattatatatatttatactttTTCATCTATAATAGGTCAAACTTGACACAGTAAATCATTccagaattgcattcttttggggacggagggagtacaacacaaggagagggaccaagtccccaggccaccggcgccctcgccggccttcggctcctgccgGCGCGTCTgacggaggagggcggccgccgtcgcgtcccgtCGATGGTCTCCTCGACGGCTGTCGCCGCCAGGCGTGATGACGGTGTTTCGTCGTGGCAcctgtgtccgttgggggaggcggcggatcccgccACTTGCTGACGGCCCGCGgaaggcggacgtcgcgtccctgtcgccggatgcgtGGGGCGCGAGGACGGGCGCGActtcctcctgctccgggcggcgcaagccatgagtgcccttgctgcgaatcagggggatctgcggccactgtagcctgtgcggtcgtggctacagtgttccgctcgggtacttgtggcgggtcacgtcgaggggcgcgggcgcctttctgcgtgccagagccgcggtgcatttatggcgagaccgctgggggggcccacaagatccgcgccctcgtccgtcggtctgcgcccgaggtggacacttgtctcgtgggcccggatgagtccgaccccctacgcccggggtcgggcgaagcggagccttgcggcgaggggtcgggcgctcccgaccctgggaccgcggtcgggcgaggcggagtcccgccatcgaggggtcgggattgtccgaccccggggccctgggtcgggcgagacggagtgggatgttctctgcctctaccgggtcggcggtaatcgtaattaccgcaggtgggcctgggccttcatgactgttgctttaagcggcattaggaggtcgttaataccCAACAATCAGCCATTCAGGGACCCTTAAACACGACATCAAGTAGGCTAATCTAGTCGTCACGGCTGAGTTAGTTAAAATGAGCCGCCTCCCACCACTGGTTATACCTCTCCTGGAGAAAGTGTCAATACTAGTATCGATTTTAGACAGGATCACAGGATCTTGGACTGGATTTCACGTGGGATAGTGGCAGGCCAAGATAGATTTGAGGGAAGGATGAAATTGGACAGCTTAAGATGTTTGAGATGCTTTGAATTTCCTAATCATTCCAACATATAGAGATAAAGGTGGACTTTAAAAGAATTGACATTAAGACCAGTGTTTCTTTGCAAAATCAGTGAGGATCTCATGTAACCATTTCACTTGTACAGTATCTCCTTCGATAATGATCAAAGTTTCGTCTGCATATTGTAGAACTAGGCAAGGGCTGTTGGGTAGAATGGGTGTCTTAGAACCCCTTCCGGTGTAAAACGGTTGATTGTTTGTTGAAGGATGTCTGCAACTATTATGAAACGCACAGGTGAAAGATGATCCCCTTGACGAAGCCCTTTTCTCATTTGAATCCAGGGTCCCGGTGTGCCATTTGATAAAACCGCCGTCTTTGATGCTGCTTTTAAAGCTGACGTCCAGTTGATACAATTTTTTTGGGATGCCTCTCACTTGCAAAAGCCTGAACAGGCATTCCCAAGAAAACTGTGTCAAAAGCTTTCATCAAGTTTAAGGATGTCAgctctctttttccttttttcgcAACATTGAAGTATTGAACTAAGTCTGCAGCAACCATGAAGTTGCCTGCTATACATCTTCTCTTAACAAAACCAGTTTGCTCTTGATTCGCTAAATTTCCATTTGGAATCTTGCAGAGAGAACTGTTGTTACCAATTTTACTGGGCAATTTAACAGAGAGATTGGTTGATATGAATCTGGAGTGCAataatctttatttttcttaagaAGAACCATGAAAGATCTGCTGATTCTCACACGATCTAGAATGCAGTTATGAAAATCCCGGAAAGTTTGATGTATGTGGTGCTTAGtaagttgcaaaaaaaaaaatggtagcAGCCCAAACCAAAACCATCTGGTCTTTTGTCTTTTGGAACATCTTTGACTGCTGCAAGAATTTCTTGGTCAGAGAAAGGTGCTATGAGAGGAAAATCATATAGTGTTGGGTAGACAGCACAAAAACCAATTTGGTCAAAAAAAATTCCTGTGTGCCAAACAGGTTTTTGTATAAAAAAGAGTTAGAAAAACCTTATGAATGTAGAAATAGTTGCCTTCACGTTCCACGGTTCCACCACCTTTTGCTGTTATTACTTGGTCATTGGACTTTGATTGCCTTTCAGGTACGATTGGAATTACAAACAGATCAGATAGGGTGCCATATATCTTGAGGTAACATTTCGTCAGcatccttcacaatcatctaAGTGGATGCCCTTTTCAACAGTTAGATTGCTTAGATATGGCCTGTGTTGATGAGGTATTTTCTTGTTGTCGTTGTTAGTTAACATTGATATTTTTCCGTGAAGGGCTGTATTTTTCCCCCAATTAATATTAGCTACTTGCAATGTTGAGATGTTGTAAGCCATTGATCTTTTATGTGACTGTACAATAACATGCTCACCAGTAAGAAAATAGCCATGCTAGACACAAAGAATTTTGTAACACCAAATAAATTAAGGTGCGCCGAGGATTTTTTCCTTTACAAAGCCTCTCTATGGAAGGAGATAAAGAATGTACGGTCAGCCACTATAGATACCTGCAATGGCACCAACTGTGACTGTAGGCACTCAAATGCAGTATGCCATCGTTTAAAATTTACCTGGCCTTTTCATATGCATTCATTGCTTTAACCACCAATTCAACTATATATCACTGTAAAAAAATACATAAAAGAACAAGGATCGTGCCTGGATGCCTGCAAAAGCATAACTTGACCATGAGAGAACATTCAGGCAAATTTGAGTCACATTAATAACAACAACAGAATTTGGACGGAATTACAAGTGTACATATTCGtgaccggttacgttggggacgccgctcccttttggctagacagggccgcggcgcatttatggcgaggtcgatagggggacccacgagatcgtcatcctgatcctccagtccgcgcccgaggcgaatattcgtctcgtggacccgagcgagtccaacccccgcgcccagggtcgggcgaggcggagtttctgtggtgggggtcgggcgcgtccgaccctgggactccaggtcgggcgaggcggggtttagtcttcaaggggtcgggagcgtccgaccccgggactccgggtcgggcgaggcggagtttagtcttctaggggtcgggagcgcccgacccgggactccgggtcgggcgatgCGGAACCTGGCCTCTCCCTTtcatgttgggccgacggcaatttcgctaccttagatgggcctgggccttcatgactgttgctttaagcggcattaggaggtcgttaatatttccccccaacacaatCCTAAGCCACAATTTTGTATCTCTTGTGGATAATTTTATATCTCATTATCTCTTGTGGTTGTGATCATGCTGGTTCTGCCAGTTGATTCCCACATCAAAacatcggctaccatggccCTAAACATGAGGCAGCCAACCTCAAAAAGTCGCAGGTCACACTACAACTCAAATCCAAGATGCAGTGCCAACTACATTGAAAGAAAGAACAGCTTAATGATATAAGAAGCAGAGCAAACAAAGAAAGTTGCATTAGAATCTAACATAACAAAAGGCAAACAAAACACTCGAGCACCAATCGTCAAAACTTCATAGCGTGGCATATTTTCTGGCACGGTGTTCCAGGACTGTATATAGTAGCTCGACACACATGCACAAGCAGCTTTAATACCGTGGCGCAAATGAATCTAAGTCATCGCTATACCAACACTCTCCTCCCTCCCGGTTTAAGTTTCAGGAACAAATATTGAGGCCAAAAAAACAAGCCACATCCTCCCTGTCGTACTGCAGCTTAAGGAGCAGGAACAAAGGCCGAGCGCAAAATGAGGCCAAGGAAACCAGGTACGTCCTCTCTGCTCTTGATTTCAAGACCCTCAACGCTTCGCAACAGACTAGGGTCGTCCTGCATATTGCCATGTCCCTCTCTTTCCTTGCAGCTCAGGGCAAACTTTGACGCTGTGGACCATTCCTGAAGCCATGGCCACATCTTCCGAGGTAAAGTGACACTTTGGCCATCCTCCATGATCTCCAGAAGCCTTGCTCGCATTTGCCTGAAGCGGACAGCTTCACAGAATAGGACTATCAACTGAACCAGTGCCTTCCTTTGCCTTATCATTTGTCGATTCATTAATCCAATATTTGGATTGAAATGAAGAAGCACATGGTAGAGATTAGTCAATACTGGAGTTCCGAACACCAACTGCTCCCTGCAAACGCAACATGAAAAGCACTGGTCACTACTAGGGATGCACCTTCAGTTTTCCAGGAGTGAGTGTTGAGTAATAATATTATTTCcctacaaaaagaaaaaaaaggaaatttgGTGCCAATTGTAGAATTATGTTTTGACAATCCTTCTGGGCACATTATAATCATTGGCAGAATTGAAATTATTCACAAGGGTATAGCCCACAAAATTACACACAAAATCAAGTGGAAGAAAAAGGGTTAGTAGCAATCTAAACCATCTGAAGATAGAGTTTGTAAGCAAGTTGGTCCCAAAAAATGCTTAGGTAATCCAGAAACATACTAAAATGCTTCAGGACCATAACCAAACAAAATGTCTACCGCACTAATTTAAAGAACAATACTGCTgcttcaagaaaaaaatatttggccATCACCCTGAAGATTAAATTTGATGTAATtttcaagaaagaaaagatAAGCTACCTCTGGTTTGGGCAAGAATAATCAAATTTATAGCATACTTAGTAATCAGTTGTAGTTAATTGTTTAATCCTAGAAAGATCATGGTAATGACTAATACAAAGATGGGATCGAATGTAGTACCTGATGAAGCCACGGGTCAGGTGAACGTAAGATGACTGTATGTCCATACTCTCAACTGCAGGGTGGTCTGCTGGAAGTGGAATAGGGCGGTCGGAGAACTTGAGCCACTTCCCATCCCCCTTCTGTATGGCCACAAGGTAGGAATCGATCTCGTCGATTAGTATGGAGACCGTCGGCCTGTCAGGGTACAGAAAGTTGACACGACGCCACCCTTCCGTCGCAGAAGTGAGGGGGACGTCGCGGAAGAGATTGTCCTGCCCCGGGCCGGCACGATCCAAATCCCGCTGCGCCATCCAATTCATCACGTGCTCGTACCCCTGGAGGGACGGATCCATTACGTCGATATCCACTGAAGGAACCCACTGTATATTGCATAAAAAGACCAAAGATTTATCATTTTCCGACCAAATCGTTAGAGCAGAATTATAATCGGTCGACCTGGTGTTACCAGCACATGTTACACACATAGACATTACTCGACATTGCAACTAGTATTCCTAATTCCGCCTCCACGGAGAGAACAGCACCAAAAACTCAAAAACAAAGAGTATATGACAAGAGCAGGTGTTATTTTAGGGTTAGGGACATAAGGAAATCATTTATCctaaaaaatagaaatatccCGCACGCGCGCAGCGGCGCAGGCCGCTGGACTACTTCCCCAAGTAATAATCCATCGAACTTTGATTTTAAAAGGGGAAAAAACCACTTGATTTTAAAAGGGGAAAAACCGCATTGATGCGAGCACGCCCGCAGTCCAAATATGGTTGAAAATAACGAGCGAACTGGGGGATGGGAGAGAAACTGGGTGCGTACCGCGAGCGGATCCTGTGGCTCAGCCATCGCGATCAGCGAGGACGGCGGAGCGGGCACCAGGTGTCGAATCcgtgcggcggcgctggcggagaGCAAGAGTGGGGCGGAGAACAACAGCGTGTGGACGACGCTGGTGGGGCGGTGGGGGTTTTTGTCTGTAAGCGGGAGGGCAGTGGGTGGGGAGTTGGGGTTTTGTCGCTAAGCGGGAGGCAGTGGTGGGGACTGGGGACGGTATAGGTTTCGAGACCCTTCTCCTATTCATGCCGTATCCCGGCGTCGAACACCTCCGCCTTCACGGCAAGTGACGGTAGAATCCAACGGAATGGCACGTACGGGATGGATTTAAATTTTCAGTGGCACTGCGGGGATGGATTAAATTTTGATGGCATGAATTAAATTTTTAATGGCATACAGGGAATTTGCTATAGGATTTTCCATGTCCCTTCGTCCAAAAATAAATCATTATATACTTCTTTCATAGCAAAATATTTATCGCTGTTAATTTTTTCGGATacatttgaccattcattttatttaaaaatttattgtAAATGTACGAAAAGATAAGTTGTACTTAAAATACCTATGATGGTAAAGTAAGccgcaaacaaaaaaaatttaatgatGCTTAAataatttttgaataagataaATGGTCAAATGTCATGACTAAGTGTCAGTGGCAACTATTTTGATACGGATATTATCATTCAAAATCTgtcaaaaaaataagttattacACCTAATTTGGTACGTGCTTGTATGCATACATGTATGCATCAGCCAACTGGCACCAAAATAAATAAGGTCATAAGGTCATTTTAACTCCTTGTTTTTTTAATCCATCCTACAATTTCTTGGGTGATTTGTTTTTTAGACAGAGGGAGTATGCATGTTTGTCTAATTTGATCATATCATATCACGAGACGAATTAATATCATTGTCAAATTCCTTATGAACTATCCAAATCCAACTATTTAGGCATGTTGTCTTTTCTGTTTCCTTAGCGTAAATTTACGGCATGCAAAGTAATTGAGACTAGCAAATGTATTTTGACCAGTTATCTTTAAGCTAATTAAGTAGGCCCTCCTTGTGGTCCAAAGCGAAGGATTGCACttattttaggatttttttttgaagtgttAGAATTGCGGTTTTTATTAGGTGAATGGAGTTTTCACCCTTTGCATTTCAGCGGTACGTAAGAAAATTGGACAGAAACGTCTTTCTTCATTGGATTTTGAGTAAGTAACCGAGATAGCACGGAAGAGAATACTGGCACGTAATGACgtaagagggtgtttggcacacaggggttaaaatttagcccctatcacatcggatgtttggacactaattaggagtattaaatattggttaattgcaaaactaattgcacaacctcaagctaaatcgcgagacgaatctattaagcccaattagtccatgatttgataatgtggtgctacagtaaccattcgctaatgatgaattaattaggtttaatagattcgtctcgcgatttagcttagaaattctgctattagttttgtaattagctcatatttagtcgtcctaattagcatccgaacgtccgatgtgacaggactaaagtttaggtcctatctcccaaacaccccctaagtaaaCTCAAAACTTTATATATCACATAAGGGAATGGTATAATATTTAGTGGCATACAAGAAACTTTTTTCAAAGAGAAAGATTCATGGTGCCAGGTTATAGCGGTTGCTTTGGATGAACCGAAGGAACTTTTTATTTCTTGGCCAAGAGGGCAGTCCGATCAATTCCTGTGCCAGTGAATATGAACAGAAAATGTAAATGAATGAAATGAAAGTGGATAATCAAGATGGCCACGAAATAAATGGACGAAGCCCATAGGTACTAAAGTTTGGGTGTATCAAACCCCCAGTACTTCTAATCCGTATGTAAactttcttgctttcttttttgTGTTGTCTTGTTCTTCACGGTGGCCTTGCAGCCGTTGGGGTCTTGGCAGCTGTGTTGCGGTGCGTGGGGGTGGCAGCTACCAGGGCATGGTAAGAGCTAGCCATAGCTGTCGAGACTAACACCGTACATTGGTGCTTGATCCAATTCTATCGGAGCAAGTTTAATAACGCAGCTAGCAAGCAGGCTGCAAGGTTTCTCTCAGTTTTTTTCTAGCCCACTCATATAATGGTTAGCTCTTTACCATTAATATATGGCCCACAAGTCATTCTCACAAAGTTTCTTGGTTCCTGTGCCCAAGTCGGCTGTAAGCCTATAGCCCGTTTCTCCTctctcacctcttctctctcctccacgtcaACATTCAGCCAGCTTACAGCCCCTTATTATACTTCCTCTCAACAACGTAACTCGATCTGAGTGGAGATTTGAACTAATCGCCGTCATAATTAAATCAACAACGTAACTCGATCTGAGTGGAGATTTGTTTCTTTTACACATATGCTTACTAGTATGAATTACTAGTACGAGTTACCATGATCAATCAATTAgacaaaggaaaagaaaaactcacTCTCCAAATGGAGCCTGCCTGGGGATTGGGGAACTTTCGGCAGGGATCAGACCAAACCAACAGAAAAGCTACACCTTAGTACACTCTTTTTGTTCGCATCGGTTGGTTGGTTAGTGGGTGGTGGGGGTGCAGCACAACACCACAACACCACTTCCACAGAGACGTTCCACTTCCACAACACcacagagaggagagagaaatggAACGGGGGATGCAGCACGCAGTCAGcagccctctctctctctcttcaatTTCAGTCTCGTCCATCATGGCAGCAGGCAGCTGCTGCTGATCTGATACCCGCTGGTTCTTGGGGCTCGTTTGGATGGAAGCCCGGCCGACCAAATTTTTGGCCGCGCCCAGCTCGCCTGCCCGCTGCGCAGTTCATTTTCGCTGCCGTGCGTGGCTGAATTCAGAGCGGCCGCCAAAATTTGGCCGGCCAATGGATTGGCAGGGCACATGATAGTCTATTCCAAACGCGCCCTTGGTCCGGATGGATGGGCCGGTTCCGGAGAAGAGAgtggagagcggcggcggccatggccaagCTTCGGACATGGGAGCAAAGCACAAATTAGATCACAGGAGAAGGCATGCAGTTGGATTGGCCATTCGCCTGATTGCTTCTACTCCTGCCTCGCTCCCTCGTCAGGGAGGGGCCTAGGGGTCAGTCCCGGGAATCCTGGCCTGCATTCTTTTCTGTCACACGACGGGCCCAGCCGCACATCCCCAGGTAGGCTCCACGGTACACAGGCGCCCCCCTCTCTCTACCCCCAATGCAAGCTGTGCTGCTGGACCAACACCAGTTCACCACCATGGATTGGGATCGGAGGACCGAGCTCTGGTCGCTGCCTCGGTTCCTGTTCCACAGAAAAGCTCAAAAAGCaaccacctctctctctctctccttttcttctgtTGTTCGCATTCGGGGGCTCAAAAGCAACCACAGAAAAGCTTTTTCAGCAGTTGATGCATGAATCGCTTCAAGACGCTCATAGACACGAACCAAGGCATCACTACCAGCATCAAGTGATAATTTGCAACAGCGGAAAGGCCGGATAGAGAGGAGAAATCAGAGAAGAAAGGGGTTCACACACACCGGCCAGAGAGACGAACAATGTGGCATGATGCATGTACACAGTGAACCTGAAGATAGAGATCAAGCGACTGATTCCTTTCCTTTAGAGGCATGCAGCGAGATGAACACTAGTACGCCACAAACCACACGTCGTTGCTCATGGGTGCGTGTGACTGTGAGAGAGAGATGTGCAAGTGCAAAGGCTGCTGCCGTTGCCGATGTGAACGTATCATCGATTACTTCAATTGATATGATCATGGTACATGTTTCTTTTACACATACTTATGAGTTACCATGATCGATCAGGGAAAAAACTACTTAATCTCTCTCTGTGGGGCCTATCGATCTGGGATCTTTGGGCAGGGACCATGGGCAGGCATCAAGGCCCTGCCAAAGAAGACAGGCAGTGGATGTGCACGCGTCCATCCGTAGTTGGGGCTGGGACCGTTCGCAACTTCGCAATTCGGTGGGTGTGGGGGCCCAGGAAGACAGAGAACTGGAGCCCGGGGGGTACCGGAAGTCGggaagaggggaggaggaaaGCAGGAAAGGGTACGAAAGCGAAGCCTCTCTGTGCGCTGTGCAGATGCACCTCTGATTGACCGTGCTCCAGCTGGCCTTGCATCTCCGATCTCTCCTCAACATCAATCTgaatggagccggtggccggtggggatGGAGAAGGCTGGACAATCCAGGG
This portion of the Setaria viridis chromosome 7, Setaria_viridis_v4.0, whole genome shotgun sequence genome encodes:
- the LOC117865703 gene encoding uncharacterized protein — translated: MAEPQDPLAWVPSVDIDVMDPSLQGYEHVMNWMAQRDLDRAGPGQDNLFRDVPLTSATEGWRRVNFLYPDRPTVSILIDEIDSYLVAIQKGDGKWLKFSDRPIPLPADHPAVESMDIQSSYVHLTRGFIREQLVFGTPVLTNLYHVLLHFNPNIGLMNRQMIRQRKALVQLIVLFCEAVRFRQMRARLLEIMEDGQSVTLPRKMWPWLQEWSTASKFALSCKEREGHGNMQDDPSLLRSVEGLEIKSREDVPGFLGLILRSAFVPAP